From one Cucurbita pepo subsp. pepo cultivar mu-cu-16 unplaced genomic scaffold, ASM280686v2 Cp4.1_scaffold000248, whole genome shotgun sequence genomic stretch:
- the LOC111784623 gene encoding uncharacterized protein LOC111784623: protein MNIVNEMMMAAGAYKLQGHKSDHQIAQVLVTGFTGQLKDWWDKYLDEATRQQILSHYVIRPTTQIIKEEGPSTRTEVQHERVEDAVNTLIYTLIEFFVGDPLKYQERSAEILMNLKCPTLGDFRWYKDMYFSKVLIRTDSSLEFWKENFVNGLPKHFSRRIKDGLKTKYNGTIPWQTLSYGKELGRFCDQYGCKGIEAPSTSRRKKVKTHPKPYNSYRPREKYRNKPVQSQKPTYSRRKYTPTKTHRGKKKQTCFKCREEGHYANECPIRGKINELDIDQELKNQLLRLALTDSEQSSEGEILELQEESDSYSSTEYESGQEGKRTCEGCINVLTKDQEILLEVVEKFKIQKFNRKSLNDSEMP from the exons ATGAATAttgtcaatgaaatgatgatggcCGCAGGCGCGTATAAATTACAGGGCCATAAATCCGACCATCAAATAGCTCAAGTTTTAGTGACCGGATTTACCGGGCAACTCAAGGACTGGTGGGACAAATATCTCGATGAAGCAACTCGCCAACAGATATTAAGCCACTATGTCATTAGGCCAACTactcaaatcatcaaagaGGAAGGTCCATCAACAAGGACCGAAGTACAACATGAAAGGGTAGAGGATGCTGTCAACACCCTCATTTATACCCTTATAGAATTCTTCGTTGGCGACCCCTTGAAATACCAGGAAAGATCCGCCGAAATACTCATGAACCTGAAGTGCCCCACCTTAGGAGATTTCAGGTGGTACAAAGACATGTATTTCAGCAAAGTTCTTATTAGAACAGACAGTTCGTTGGAATTCtggaaagagaattttgtcAATGGACTACCAAAACACTTCTCAAGAAGGATCAAAGACGGTCTTAAGACAAAGTATAATGGAACAATTCCATGGCAGACTTTGTCATACGG aaaagagcTTGGAAGATTTTGCGATCAATATGGATGCAAGGGGATAGAGGCCCCCTCAACCTCCAGAAGGAAGAAGGTTAAGACGCATCCAAAGCCTTATAATTCGTACAGGCCCAGAGAAAAGTATCGAAACAAACCAGTACAATCTCAAAAGCCAAcatattcaagaagaaagtataCTCCTACAAAAACCcatagaggaaagaaaaagcaaacttgcttcaaatgtcgaGAAGAAGGACACTATGCTAACGAGTGTCCGATAAGAGGAAAGATCAATGAGTTGGATATAGATCAAGAGCTGAAAAATCAGCTACTACGACTGGCTCTAACCGACTCAGAACAATCAAGCGAGGGAGAAATCCTCGAACTCCAAGAAGAATCCGATTCATATTCTAGCACAGAATATGAATCAGGACAAGAAGGAAAGAGGACGTGCGAAGGATGCATAAATGTCCTTACAAAGGATCAAGAAATTCTACTCGAAGTAGTAGAAAAGTTCAAGATCCAGAAATTCAACAGAAAATCGCTCAACGACTCAGAGATGCCATGA